A single window of Leptospiraceae bacterium DNA harbors:
- the sppA gene encoding signal peptide peptidase SppA, with amino-acid sequence MNTNRTILLFILIFTFTSTILGMMHIAIQSKSKITKTGNMNVFKNTLESAVLVKVEGEIHSGKSTYQSTGADTVLDKLREIEDNNDIKGVLIEINSPGGTVGASQEIFEQLMYLREKKNKKVVVSMKDLAASGGYYIASAADYIYTEAGTITGSIGVITVSPNISGLLKKYSVEMRVYKAGKYKDILSMFKDSTEEEVAIIEGLLSDTYNRFIADVARGRKKKVSTIEKLAEGKIYSGEAAVKNKLADEIGGRREAMSKLTELCGVSHLNLLEDEESPFDRLFNIMGTKLNSISGFGGQNTFSIKHLKSPILLIMPSAFSIQE; translated from the coding sequence ATGAATACAAATAGAACTATTTTGCTGTTTATTTTAATTTTTACTTTCACATCAACCATTTTAGGTATGATGCATATCGCAATTCAGTCAAAATCAAAAATTACAAAAACAGGAAACATGAATGTTTTCAAAAATACTTTAGAATCAGCAGTTCTTGTAAAAGTGGAAGGAGAGATTCATTCTGGAAAATCTACTTACCAATCCACAGGCGCTGATACAGTTCTAGATAAACTGAGAGAAATTGAAGATAACAATGACATCAAAGGAGTCTTAATCGAAATCAATTCTCCCGGCGGCACTGTGGGAGCTTCCCAAGAAATCTTCGAGCAACTCATGTATCTGAGAGAAAAGAAAAATAAAAAAGTTGTCGTCTCCATGAAAGACCTCGCTGCATCCGGCGGCTATTATATAGCAAGTGCGGCTGATTATATTTATACGGAAGCGGGAACAATCACCGGCTCCATCGGGGTAATTACTGTTAGCCCAAACATTTCCGGTCTATTAAAAAAATATTCTGTTGAAATGCGAGTCTACAAAGCAGGCAAATACAAAGACATTCTTTCCATGTTCAAAGATTCCACTGAAGAAGAAGTTGCTATCATAGAAGGATTACTTTCCGACACTTACAATCGTTTCATTGCAGATGTAGCACGCGGAAGGAAGAAAAAAGTTTCGACGATAGAAAAGTTAGCAGAAGGTAAAATTTATTCAGGAGAAGCTGCGGTTAAAAACAAATTAGCCGATGAAATTGGCGGGCGAAGAGAAGCGATGAGCAAATTAACGGAATTATGCGGAGTCAGTCATTTGAATCTACTTGAAGATGAAGAATCTCCTTTTGATAGATTGTTTAATATCATGGGAACAAAGTTAAATTCCATTTCTGGATTCGGAGGACAAAATACTTTTAGCATCAAGCATTTAAAGTCTCCCATTCTATTAATAATGCCGTCTGCTTTTAGCATTCAGGAATAA
- the surE gene encoding 5'/3'-nucleotidase SurE yields the protein MNILITNDDGITSLGIHALKKALSKKHNVFLICPAKERSATSQALTIFHRIHVEKLEDTTYTVDGFPTDCVNIGFFGNIFPEIDMVISGINRGVNMGHDVHYSGTVGAARHGAVHQRYSLAVSSGNRDDHYEFEREAEFINHFIEEKLSCLKKGIVYNINFPLEFSKELSEIKLTKLGQRTYSDRYEIAHIKDNVYHYFLALTELGFINSAGSDFESYTKGYVTLTPITLYTTDNDEFNHLQKTFY from the coding sequence GTGAATATACTCATAACAAACGATGATGGAATTACAAGCCTCGGTATCCATGCTCTTAAAAAAGCTCTTTCAAAAAAACATAACGTTTTCTTAATTTGTCCCGCAAAAGAAAGGTCAGCAACTTCACAAGCGCTTACAATCTTTCATAGAATCCATGTAGAGAAATTAGAAGATACAACGTATACCGTAGACGGTTTTCCTACTGATTGTGTAAACATAGGATTCTTTGGAAATATTTTTCCTGAAATTGATATGGTTATTTCTGGAATCAATCGTGGTGTTAATATGGGGCACGATGTTCATTATTCGGGAACTGTTGGAGCAGCGAGACATGGAGCGGTTCATCAGCGTTATTCGCTTGCAGTAAGCTCCGGGAACAGAGACGACCACTACGAATTTGAAAGAGAAGCCGAATTTATAAATCATTTTATCGAAGAAAAACTATCTTGTTTAAAGAAAGGAATCGTGTATAATATTAATTTTCCGCTAGAATTTTCAAAAGAGTTATCAGAAATTAAACTCACTAAATTAGGGCAGAGAACTTATTCTGATCGCTATGAAATCGCGCATATCAAAGACAATGTATATCATTACTTCTTAGCACTTACTGAGCTTGGATTTATAAATTCTGCTGGTTCTGACTTTGAATCATACACTAAGGGCTACGTAACATTAACCCCTATCACACTCTACACAACAGATAACGATGAATTCAATCACCTACAGAAGACATTTTACTAA
- a CDS encoding class I SAM-dependent methyltransferase — translation MQNAKPYAKFAEVYDHVMGHIDFKKWALFILKSSFPDKIPARALDLGCGTGSLFRYFPAMTYKVGMDISPEMVTTANKNYPDTVFQVGDIRNFKFDSAFDLITCNHDTLNYLTDYSDLDKHFTSIRNNLADNGYYLFDVSSERNLTQNFHDRIFRETIGNTLFIWENSYDEKKKEIVSNLYFATDDENGFHEFKEVHKQRYYSNDEIKHSVEKNGLKLLKIGSDYKKWSYDKNASLINFKVSKR, via the coding sequence ATGCAAAACGCTAAGCCCTATGCAAAGTTCGCTGAAGTCTATGACCATGTAATGGGTCATATTGATTTTAAAAAATGGGCTTTGTTTATTTTAAAGTCGAGCTTTCCTGATAAAATTCCTGCGCGTGCACTTGACCTAGGATGTGGGACTGGTTCTCTGTTTAGATATTTCCCAGCGATGACTTATAAAGTCGGCATGGATATTTCTCCTGAAATGGTTACAACGGCTAATAAGAATTATCCCGATACAGTTTTCCAAGTGGGAGACATTCGAAATTTTAAGTTTGATTCTGCCTTCGACTTAATTACATGTAACCATGATACTCTAAACTATTTGACAGACTATTCCGACTTAGATAAACATTTTACCTCCATTCGAAACAATTTAGCAGATAATGGATATTACCTATTTGACGTAAGCAGTGAGCGCAATCTCACCCAAAATTTCCACGATAGAATCTTTAGAGAAACAATTGGAAATACTCTTTTTATATGGGAAAATTCTTACGATGAAAAGAAAAAAGAAATTGTTTCAAATCTATACTTCGCTACAGACGATGAAAACGGTTTCCATGAATTCAAAGAAGTCCATAAACAAAGATATTATTCCAACGACGAGATTAAGCACTCAGTAGAAAAGAATGGTCTTAAACTTTTAAAGATTGGCTCTGATTATAAAAAATGGTCTTATGATAAAAATGCATCTCTTATAAACTTTAAAGTTAGTAAGAGATGA
- a CDS encoding DUF1566 domain-containing protein: MTRLILLMLILFISVMNCKDDKKDNSSLAALLAYASTTRTTTSSTLTYTIVDTNQSTCYTTSSGSATTCIKTGYDADYSGNQPSYTKNSAGTIITDNITGLLWTKTADTDNSGTLTTTDKMSLATAKTYCSGLTTGGYTWRLPDIKTLYSLILFSGKDASSTVACSTAGSTSCVTSSLTPFIDTTAFDVGFGDVSANERVIDGQYATSTQYVSTTMANDATMFGVNFIDGRIKGYPITKASGASNTFYVRCVSGNTSYGVNSFKDNGDNTITDSSTGLMWQTKDSDSTDWDNAVKTCEDATTANYTDWRLPNAKELQSIVDYTRSPATTSSAAIDSKFTATSFLNENSATDYGYYWASTTHIWNDGSGKSGVYLSFGRAAGYMNSNYYDVHGAGAQRSNYKTNVSSTPAASSTTLTNGLFYYFGPQGDIQRANNKVRCVRK, translated from the coding sequence ATGACGCGACTAATTTTACTTATGTTAATTCTATTTATATCAGTAATGAATTGCAAGGATGATAAAAAAGATAATTCTTCCTTAGCAGCACTACTGGCATATGCTTCTACAACTAGGACAACAACTTCTTCAACCTTGACTTATACAATAGTAGATACAAATCAATCTACTTGTTACACCACTAGTTCTGGTTCAGCAACAACCTGTATAAAAACTGGATACGATGCGGACTATAGCGGAAATCAGCCAAGCTATACAAAGAATAGTGCTGGCACAATCATTACTGATAATATCACAGGGCTTTTGTGGACGAAGACTGCTGATACCGATAACAGCGGAACGCTTACAACTACGGATAAAATGTCGTTAGCCACTGCTAAAACATATTGTTCTGGTTTGACAACCGGCGGCTACACATGGAGACTTCCAGATATAAAAACTCTTTACTCGCTGATATTATTTAGCGGAAAAGATGCGAGCTCTACGGTTGCTTGCTCTACTGCCGGCTCAACTAGTTGTGTAACGTCTTCTCTTACGCCCTTCATTGACACGACTGCTTTTGATGTTGGATTTGGAGATGTAAGTGCAAATGAAAGAGTGATTGATGGTCAATACGCAACCTCTACACAATATGTATCAACGACTATGGCAAATGATGCCACAATGTTTGGAGTTAATTTTATCGACGGTAGAATTAAGGGATATCCAATCACGAAAGCAAGTGGCGCATCAAATACCTTTTATGTAAGATGCGTTAGTGGGAATACTAGCTATGGAGTGAATAGTTTTAAGGATAATGGAGATAATACCATCACGGATAGTTCTACCGGACTCATGTGGCAAACGAAAGACAGTGATTCTACTGATTGGGACAATGCTGTGAAAACCTGTGAAGATGCAACCACTGCAAATTATACCGACTGGAGATTACCTAACGCAAAGGAATTGCAAAGCATTGTGGATTACACCCGTTCTCCCGCAACTACAAGTAGTGCTGCTATTGATTCTAAATTCACAGCCACTTCCTTTCTAAATGAAAACAGTGCAACTGATTATGGTTATTATTGGGCATCGACTACACATATTTGGAATGACGGTAGCGGCAAATCAGGAGTATACCTTTCTTTTGGTAGAGCCGCTGGATATATGAATTCAAATTATTATGATGTTCATGGTGCCGGTGCACAAAGAAGCAATTATAAAACTAATGTTTCTTCTACTCCGGCTGCTTCCTCTACAACTCTCACAAATGGTCTATTCTATTACTTTGGACCACAAGGCGATATTCAAAGAGCGAACAATAAAGTTAGATGTGTTCGTAAGTAA